One window of the Oncorhynchus clarkii lewisi isolate Uvic-CL-2024 chromosome 19, UVic_Ocla_1.0, whole genome shotgun sequence genome contains the following:
- the LOC139375273 gene encoding kunitz-type protease inhibitor 1-like, with amino-acid sequence MTTLPIGLLLGALVCFIVFLVRAEAQPFEDQCLDSFEKGREDFVLDTDDSVKYGATFIIKPKVESTNDCIRSCCKDPKCNVAFMENGSGEGMIKSCFLFDCLYKQQYVCRFVRKKGFLNYIRDVVYESDLATKNLPGEVDNPPEANGGPDRVVQPQESLTLNGNESKDDHDIVTYLWHLVSGNTSAVIEKTTFKDQVIVSNLASGVYKFQLTVTDSSGQSDQTQITVLVLTPEQSENHCMVPKKVGPCRGSFPRWHYNAASERCEEFLFGGCRENLNNYLSLQECANACDGVSVIHRGRTGPLPAPREVCGVPCGSGQFSCTNGCCLDRGLECDKEQQCSDGSDEENCEDLNKNFQILLQIPVDEQKVRCTEHPKTGNCRESFTKWYYNPVYQKCFRFNYGGCYGNENRFDTEDACMSTCKLVTEKDIFEITNRYEYQDTDGHVGIIVIAALLGLAIIILLVVLCYCFMKGKKEQTRRQRVPVNGSQVYTREDTERLVYNTTTKPI; translated from the exons ATGACTACTCTCCCAATTGGATTGTTATTGGGCGCTTTGGTGTGCTTTATTGTTTTCTTGGTGCGCGCGGAGGCCCAGCCATTCGAGGATCAGTGTTTGGACAGTTTCGAAAAGGGCAGAGAAGATTTCGTTCTCGACACGGATGACTCGGTGAAATACGGTGCGACTTTCATCATTAAACCGAAGGTTGAGAGCACCAATGACTGTATACGCTCGTGCTGCAAAGATCCCAAGTGTAATGTCGCTTTCATGGAGAATGGGTCCGGTGAGGGCATGATAAAGTCATGCTTTCTCTTTGACTGTCTATACAAGCAGCAGTACGTCTGCCGATTTGTCAGGAAGAAGGGATTCCTGAACTACATCAGAGACGTGGTGTATGAAAGTGATCTGGCCACAAAAAACCTCCCAG GTGAAGTGGACAATCCTCCAGAGGCCAATGGAGGTCCGGACAGAGTGGTGCAGCCCCAGGAAAGTTTAACTCTGAATGGCAACGAGAGCAAGGACGACCACGATATTGTCACGTACCTGTGGCACCTAGTGTCAGGGAACACCTCCGCTGTCATTGAG AAAACTACATTTAAAGACCAGGTGATCGTGTCCAACCTGGCGTCTGGAGTGTACAAGTTCCAACTGACCGTCACAGACTCCAGTGGGCAGTCCGACCAAACCCAGATCACTGTCCTTGTGCTTACCCCTGAGCAGTCTGAGA ATCACTGCATGGTCCCCAAGAAGGTGGGTCCCTGTCGCGGATCCTTTCCCCGCTGGCACTACAATGCTGCCTCAGAGAGGTGTGAGGAGTTCCTGTTTGGGGGCTGCAGAGAGAACCTtaacaactacctctccctccAGGAGTGTGCCAACGCCTGTGATGGTGTGTCAG TTATTCACAGAGGTAGAACTGGACCACTTCCAGCCCCTAGAG aGGTGTGTGGAGTACCCTGTGGGTCAGGCCAGTTCTCCTGCACCAACGGCTGCTGCCTTGACCGAGGCCTGGAGTGTGACAAGGAGCAGCAGTGCAGCGACGGCTCAGATGAGGAGAACTGTGAGGACT TGAATAAGAACTTCCAGATTCTACTGCAAATTCCTGTGGATGAACAGAAAG TTCGCTGCACGGAGCACCCCAAAACAGGAAACTGTCGGGAGAGTTTTACCAAGTGGTACTACAACCCTGTCTACCAGAAGTGCTTCCGTTTCAACTATGGCGGCTGCTACGGGAATGAGAACAGATTTGACACTGAGGATGCTTGTATGAGTACCTGTAAACTGGTAACAG AAAAGGACATCTTTGAAATAACGAACCGATATGAATACCAGGACACTGACGGCCATGTAG GAATCATAGTGATAGCTGCACTGCTTGGCCTGGCCATCATAATATTGCTGGTAGTTCTGTGTTACTGCTTCATGAAGGGCAAGAAGGAGCAGACTCGGCGCCAGCGGGTACCCGTCAACGGCTCCCAGGTCTACACCAGGGAGGACACGGAGCGCCTGGtctacaacaccaccaccaagCCCATCTGA